From the Lolium rigidum isolate FL_2022 chromosome 2, APGP_CSIRO_Lrig_0.1, whole genome shotgun sequence genome, one window contains:
- the LOC124688399 gene encoding B-box zinc finger protein 24-like, translated as MKIQCDSCGVAAATVVCCADEAALCARCDVEIHAANRLASKHQRLPLDALGAKLPRCDVCQEKAAFIFCVEDRALFCRDCDEPIHVPGTLSGNHQRYLATGIRVGLGPVSACADNSAGHHHDADHHAPAPKIASDHQHQPAQPAAQSQQQQVPSPPQFLPQGWAVDELLQFSDYESSDKLHKDSPLGFKELEWFTADMELFHDQGAKAGRATMEVPEFFASQAADDDAYYRTASRVAANAGVRQSKKARVEITDDEDFFIVPDLG; from the exons ATGAAGATCCAGTGCGACTCGTGCGGCGTCGCGGCGGCGACCGTGGTGTGCTGCGCGGACGAGGCGGCGCTGTGCGCGCGCTGCGACGTGGAGATCCACGCCGCCAACAGGCTGGCCAGCAAGCACCAGCGCCTCCCGCTCGACGCGCTCGGCGCCAAGCTCCCGCGCTGCGACGTCTGCCAGGAGAAGGCAGCCTTCATCTTCTGCGTCGAGGACAGGGCGCTCTTCTGCCGCGACTGCGACGAGCCCATCCACGTGCCCGGAACGCTCTCGGGGAACCACCAGCGCTACCTCGCCACGGGGATCCGCGTCGGACTCGGCCCCGTCTCCGCCTGCGCCGACAACAGCGCCGGCCACCACCACGACGCAGATCACCACGCCCCTGCGCCCAAGATCGCCTCCGACCACCAGCACCAGCCGGCACAGCCCGCCGCCCAGTCGCAGCAGCAGCAGGTCCCCTCGCCGCCCCAGTTCCTGCCGCAGGGCTGGGCGGTCGACGAGCTCCTGCAGTTCTCCGACTACGAGTCCAGCGACAAG CTGCACAAGGACTCGCCCCTCGGCTTCAAGGAGCTGGAGTGGTTCACCGCGGACATGGAGCTGTTCCACGACCAGGGGGCCAAGGCCGGCAGGGCCACCATGGAGGTTCCCGAGTTCTTCGCCTCGCAGGCGGCGGACGACGACGCCTACTACAGGACCGCCAGCAGAGTCGCCGCCAACGCCGGCGTGCGCCAGAGCAAGAAGGCCAGGGTCGAGATCACCGACGACGAGGACTTCTTTATCGTACCAGATCTTGGATAA